The window ATACGTGAAGGACATGGGCTACACCCATGTGGAGCTGCTTCCTGTTATGGAGCATCCCCTGGACGCTTCCTGGGGGTATCAGGTGACCGGATATTATGCGCCTACCAGCCGTTACGGGACGCCTGATGATTTTATGTATTTCATGGATTATATGCACAGGCAGGATATTGGCGTGATTTTAGACTGGGTTCCGGCTCATTTTCCCAGGGACAGCTTTGGGCTGGCCAGCTTTGACGGCACCTGCGTTTATGAGCACAAGGACCCAAGGCAGGGGGCCCATCCTCACTGGGGAACCTTAATCTACAATTACGGCAGGCCGGGAGTCAGCAACTTTCTCATTGCCAATGCCCTTTTTTGGGCGGAGAAATACCATGCCGACGGAATCCGCATGGATGCGGTGGCTTCCATGCTGTACTTAGATTACGGCAAGAATCCGGGAGAATGGATCCCCAATATTTACGGCGGCCATGAGAACCTGGAAGCCGTTGAGTTTTTAAAGCATTTGAATTCCATATTCAAGGGAAGAAAAGATGGAGCGGTCCTGATCGCAGAAGAATCTACGGCATGGCCCAGGATCACGGCTGATGTTAAAAATGAAGGGCTGGGCTTTGATTATAAATGGAACATGGGCTGGATGAACGACTTTACCGGTTACATGCAGTGGGATCCTTACTTCAGGAAGCACCACTATGGAGAGATGACCTTCAGCATACTTTATGCTTACAGTGAGGACTTCATCCTTGTATTCTCCCACGACGAGGTGGTTCATGGAAAAGGTTCCATGGTGGGTAAAATGCCGGGGGATACTATGGAAGCAAAGGCGGCGAATTTAAGGACAGCCTATGGCTTTATGATGGGACATCCTGGTAAAAAGCTTCTGTTCATGGGGCAGGATTTTGCCCAGGTCAATGAATGGAATGAAAATAAAGGCCTTGACTGGGAGATTCTTGCATCTCCTCTTCATAAGCTGACAAAAGACTATGTAAAGGCCTTAAACCATCTTTATAAGAGCCAGCCGGCCCTGTATCAGATGGATTATGACCCGGATGGTTTTGAGTGGGTGGAGTGTACGGATTCAAAGGACAGCATTGCAGGCTTTTTAAGAAAGACAAAGAAAAAGGAAGAAACCCTTCTCATCCTCTGTAATTTTGATACCGTGCTTCATGAGAGATACCCGGTAGGGGTACCCTTTGAAGGAAAGTATAAGGAAATCTTAAACAGTGATGACAAGGCCTTCGGAGGGCAGGGC of the Lacrimispora indolis DSM 755 genome contains:
- the glgB gene encoding 1,4-alpha-glucan branching protein GlgB, whose translation is MDEKLYDLMDWAGIEEIVYSEAANPHEILGPHLTEEGLLIQAFIPTAESVIVRFKESGKEYPMELADEAGFFAALIPRKTSAAYTLLVTYDNGTLEECLDPYSYGPFYKSEDIKKFESGIHYSIYEKMGAHPMTAGGAEGVYFSVWAPCAMRVSVVGDFNLWDGRRHQMRRLGDSGIFELFIPGLKTGMIYKYELKHQNGKPQLKSDPYANYCQLRPETASIIWDINQYSWEDREWMKKRAVSDSKQKPMSIYEVHLGSWLRKEAKLDENGVPVAGSEFYNYREIAEKLAEYVKDMGYTHVELLPVMEHPLDASWGYQVTGYYAPTSRYGTPDDFMYFMDYMHRQDIGVILDWVPAHFPRDSFGLASFDGTCVYEHKDPRQGAHPHWGTLIYNYGRPGVSNFLIANALFWAEKYHADGIRMDAVASMLYLDYGKNPGEWIPNIYGGHENLEAVEFLKHLNSIFKGRKDGAVLIAEESTAWPRITADVKNEGLGFDYKWNMGWMNDFTGYMQWDPYFRKHHYGEMTFSILYAYSEDFILVFSHDEVVHGKGSMVGKMPGDTMEAKAANLRTAYGFMMGHPGKKLLFMGQDFAQVNEWNENKGLDWEILASPLHKLTKDYVKALNHLYKSQPALYQMDYDPDGFEWVECTDSKDSIAGFLRKTKKKEETLLILCNFDTVLHERYPVGVPFEGKYKEILNSDDKAFGGQGKVNPRVKTSKKKEADERPDSIEITVAPLSVMVFTCTPEEKKPALAGKKAKKPAYTEKAKAGGKN